The stretch of DNA TTGACTTGTTGCGATGAACCAGATGCCCAGCGTTTCCCGTATAGCGGGCCATTCTCACCACCCAAATCTCCCAATTCCAAGTAGGAACATTCTTTGCCAGCTTCACAAGCTTTAGAAACTGTCCGATCTCCTCTGACTATGCTACCGGACACGAAATAATTGTCTCCTACCCTGGAATCGCCTCTTTCCGCTTTCCCAAATACGGTGGAAGCAATACCCGCTACGCTAGTCCCAGGTTTAATCGGATTCGGCATTTGGCTAAAGGGAACTTTATTGAGTCCTGGAACTTGATTTATGTATGTGCGCTGCCATTGTTTAAATTGGCGAATTGGCGTTTGTCTTAATCCTGGTATAGAATTGGTGGAATATTTACTTAAGTCAATATCCCATAATGGACGTTGCCCTGCTTTGGGATTTGAGCGCAAACATTGAGCGATCGTTCCACTACGACATGAACTTGGTAGATAATCACTCTCTCCCAATACTTCCAAAATCGGTTTGACTCTATTAACTTGCAAATTTCCTAATGATGGAATCGCCTTGACTAATGATGCTGTCGTCTGCCATTTGACAAACCCTACATCTTTGAGTGTTGGGTCTTTATCTTGAGCATTATCTGGAGCGTCACTTTGAGAGGTAATCTTGGCTATATCATCTAACGTAAAGTCTCCAAATCTAAATTCATCATCAGCATCACCCAGCATGATCACAGAATCCGATTTCTGCCCCGCATTCCATGACCTTGAAGGGTCATATCCAAATTTATCTTGATATTTTTTGGGGACTATGAGATATCCCGCTTGCTGAATTGCTGGCAGCTTTTCCCAGGTAATTTTTGACCAATCTGGTATTTGACCTCGCCGTTTTCCTTGCTGGTAATTGATAGTTGGTACAGTCTGATTTGTTGTTGCTATCGCCGATGCGGAATTTAACAGCAAACATCCACCCAGGATAATAGATAACCGTTTGATATGAATCATGGGATTCTTCCCCACTCAATCAATTGGTTAAAAATCTGTACCGAAATTCCCGACTTAGAGATAGCCTCTTGTTGGCTTTTACCTTGCCGTAACAGCCTCACAGTATCTTGAGCTTTCTTCCAAGTAGCAGAACCAGACTTAATCTGACCGTTGCGATTTGCTATCACTAGACCAGCAACAATGGCATTAGCATCATCTCTGTGTGTTGTGCCGTTTGCAGCTGCTCGTTTAACTGTAGGAGTAACAGATTCAGTAACAGCTATTTTAGGTACGTTAGATTCTGGTTGAACAGTAGTTATTTTTGGCTGTCGAGTTGGCTTGATAGGTGGTCTAACTTCTCTTCTATTAGCTAATAATAAAGGTGCTGGTCTTTCTGATTCTGGTTTAATGACGAGGCTAGTATAAGCTGGTTGTCCAGATGCCGGAATTAGCTTAAATTGGTATTGCTTTTGTCCCTCAGCACCAATTGTCAGAATAGTGATTTGCGTGCTGCCATCTCTACTTGATGTCATATTGGGAAAATTAATTGGCTGAATCTGCCTTAAAAATAAAACTGTTGCCCCTCCATGACAATCTTGACTTGCATCTTTAGGGCATAAATCCCCATTGGAAGTAAAACTAATCCGACTTGGATCTCCAATCCAGACTTGTTTTATTGTTTCTCCTGTGGGAATAAAATTAATAGTTACGCCGTATCCTTTCCAAACTCGCAGTTCTACAGTTTTGGATTGCATACCTTGAGCATCTTGCGCGTAAATCGTTCTGGTATTCGCTAAAACTACTTGACCAGAGTTTACTAGCATCAAAGATAAGTAAAATGCTAAACTTCTCTTGAATTTGAGAAAGTATTTCATAATACTAATCAAATTATTCATAGATTTATTGTTTGGTTGACAAATATTTGTACTTCTTTCCCTGCTTCGATTACAAATACTTGAGGTGCGGATTGAAGCTGCTGAATTCTTTGCTGATTATTGCTTTGGATTCCCCGTACTATTTCACTTAATGTTCCTTCGGTAAAGCCAGCCAATAAATCTTTATTTTCGTTGCTAATTGTGCTAGACGAAAATCCATTACCGTTAGTAATTACCTGACTATTAGGACGATTCTGAATTTCAGCCGCTTTTGTGACTCCACTCAATACTGCTGAAAAAATAGTACCTCCTAAATCTCCTCCTCTTTGAGATTTAGCTTTTAAAAGTTTGCCATTTTTCGCTAAGATTAAAACTGTGCCTTCAGGAATGCTCTTTTCTTCTGTTTCACCATTAGTATTAACTAGTGCTGCCACGGCTTGCAATTGGATATATTCTGATTGACTAGCTCCCCGCATCTGAGCCACTACATAAGAATCTTGCGGTAATATTTCACTACCTGTAGATGTTTTCAGTGGTTTTGTTAATCTAATTAAATAATTTAGAGCTTGATTTTCAGTATTATTATTCCAAACAATGGGAGTTTCTAATTTACCTTCAGCACGAGTTCCTACTAAAACACGGGCTTGACTGTAATTTATATTCTCTTGTTGATTTTTTGGTATTTGTTTATCTTGTTTTGGTGTTCCTAATCCACCCTTAATTTCTTCTGTACTTTCTGACTGTTCTGTTGGTAACTGTGCTGTATTCGCACTGAAACTACCAGCATTGGCAGCAGCTAACCATTGTTGCATCGGGTCTATAGCTGGAGTCTTAGTAGCAGTTGTTGTATTGCGCTGTGCTTGGTATGGAGTCGGTCTTGGTTGATGTTGAACTATTGGTGGTTGATTATGCCTCACAGATGACAACCTTTCTGGGCGATAAGGTGGATTTTGAACTACTGGTCTTCTGATTGGTACGGGTGTAGTAGGTGTAGCTGATACGGGGTGTGGTGTTGGTGTCGGTGTAGTTTCTGGTACTGCTTTTAAATCCCTCACTTTTTTTAAGTCAACACTTTGGCTCGTCAATGCCAAAGCTGTTTTGTCTTTCCCTGTTTCATCAATTACTGATTCTTCTCCTGCGTCTTGAGAATTTTGTTTTGGTTCAATTTTTTGATTAGTAGAGGCTTTTAAAGCGTTCATCGAACCATTGATTACACCACCTATAAGCATGACAAACATCAGGATGCTCCCACCAATCACGATGACTTTCAAGAAGGGATTCTGTGAAACTGGTCGAGTAGTTACAATTTCTTCTGGTTCAGGAATTTCTTTTTCAACTTCTTCTTTATCTGACGATGCAATGTGAATATTTAAATCGTTCACCCCATTCATGGCTGCAAAGTTTTTGCGTTCTTTGACATTTTCTTGTTGAGATGGGGTTTCTTGTTCTCGTAGTTCTTGTTTTTCTGGGATTGTCATTTGTCTAAATCTAAATCTTGAATTTTATATATTTCTAATCCGGCTTTACGAACCCGATATGCTGTTTTTTCAAAATCCGAAGCATTTTTAGATAGGCTGGGTGTATCTATTGCTCTTACAAAAATAGTCTTATTGAATTTGATAGGTTCACCCACCATATTGCTGTTATTAAAAACTATTAGTTCAGCAACCATATCTACAGACCATTTGCCTGTTCTTAGTTTTTTAGGTTCATTCAAGAAACTAATTTTTAGAATAGATTGAGTAGAACCGTTAAAAACATCAGGTGGAGTCAGATTTGCTATCTCTTGGAGGAATGGAGCGCGAAAGTCTTCTGATAATGCAAATCCTGTCGCCCAAGTTTTTGTGGTAATTCTGTTTGCACCTGCTTGTACTCCCGCATCTAGTTTTAGTTTTTTCAGTGGATATGATTCATCATTAGGTGGGACTGCATTCCAACTTAATAATCCAGTTAGGGTCTGCCCTACAAAGTATGTAATTGCTTCTGCTGACCTTTCGTCACCGCTAATTGGTGATACTCTTATCGATTCCCCGTCACTTAACTCAACTAAAGTTGGTACTTTTGAGTTAGCTATATTTCCTAAACTAAAAAAGTTAATCAATTGTATAAATAGTAAGAGTGTCAGTACAATTACATTCCCCATTAAGAAGATTGGGGTGAGATTTAATTCCTTTTTTTCTAGTAA from Nostoc sp. CENA543 encodes:
- a CDS encoding TrbI/VirB10 family protein; its protein translation is MTIPEKQELREQETPSQQENVKERKNFAAMNGVNDLNIHIASSDKEEVEKEIPEPEEIVTTRPVSQNPFLKVIVIGGSILMFVMLIGGVINGSMNALKASTNQKIEPKQNSQDAGEESVIDETGKDKTALALTSQSVDLKKVRDLKAVPETTPTPTPHPVSATPTTPVPIRRPVVQNPPYRPERLSSVRHNQPPIVQHQPRPTPYQAQRNTTTATKTPAIDPMQQWLAAANAGSFSANTAQLPTEQSESTEEIKGGLGTPKQDKQIPKNQQENINYSQARVLVGTRAEGKLETPIVWNNNTENQALNYLIRLTKPLKTSTGSEILPQDSYVVAQMRGASQSEYIQLQAVAALVNTNGETEEKSIPEGTVLILAKNGKLLKAKSQRGGDLGGTIFSAVLSGVTKAAEIQNRPNSQVITNGNGFSSSTISNENKDLLAGFTEGTLSEIVRGIQSNNQQRIQQLQSAPQVFVIEAGKEVQIFVNQTINL